Proteins encoded within one genomic window of Arachis ipaensis cultivar K30076 chromosome B08, Araip1.1, whole genome shotgun sequence:
- the LOC107612657 gene encoding elongation factor 2 isoform X1, with protein MGFNIRFIHLYRMNLLNILTVFLLMYLQVKFTAEELRRIMDYKHNIRNMSVIAHVDHGKSTLTDSLVAAAGIIAQEVAGDVRMTDTRADEAERGITIKSTGISLYYEMSDEALKNYKGERQGNEYLINLIDSPGHVDFSSEVTAALRITDGALVVVDCIEGVCVQTETVLRQALGERIRPVLTVNKMDRCFLELQVDGEEAYQTFSRVIENANVIMATYEDPLLGDCQVYPEKGTVAFSAGLHGWAFTLTNFAKMYASKFGVDESKMMERLWGENFFDPATKKWTSKNTGTATCKRGFVQFCYEPIKQIINTCMNDQKDKLWPMLQKLGVTMKSDEKDLMGKALMKRVMQTWLPASTALLEMMIFHLPSPAKAQKYRVENLYEGPLDDQYAAAIRACDPEGPLMLYVSKMIPASDKGRFFAFGRVFSGRVSTGLKVRIMGPNYVPGEKKDLYVKSVQRTVIWMGKRQETVEDVPCGNTVAMVGLDQFITKNATLTNEKEVDAHPIRAMKFSVSPVVRVAVQCKVASDLPKLVEGLKRLAKSDPMVLCTIEESGEHIVAGAGELHLEICLKDLQEDFMGGAEIIKSDPVVSFRETVLERSCRTVMSKSPNKHNRLYMEARPMEDGLAEAIDDGKIGPRDDPKVRSKILSEEYGWDKDLAKKIWCFGPETTGPNMVVDMCKGVQYLNEIKDSVVAGFQWASKEGALAEENMRAICFEVCDVVLHADAIHRGGGQIIPTARRVFYASQLTAKPRLLEPVYLVEIQAPEQALGGIYSVLNQKRGHVFEEMQRPGTPLYNIKAYLPVIESFGFSSTLRAATSGQAFPQCVFDHWDMMSSDPLESGSQAAQLVMDIRKRKGLKEQMTPLSEYEDKL; from the exons ATGGGTTTTAACATTCGATTTATTCATCTCTATAGGATGAATTTGCTTAATATCTTAACTGTGTTTTTGCTTATGTATTTGCAGGTGAAGTTCACAGCTGAAGAGCTCCGTCGTATTATGGACTACAAACACAACATTCGTAATATGTCTGTGATTGCTCATGTCGATCACG GAAAATCAACCCTCACCGATTCTCTGGTGGCTGCTGCTGGAATTATTGCACAAGAAGTGGCAGGGGATGTCCGCATGACTGATACCCGGGCAGATGAAGCTGAGCGTGGTATTACAATCAAGTCTACTGGTATTTCTCTCTACTATGAAATGAGTGATGAGGCTCTCAAGAATTACAAGGGAGAGCGCCAAGGAAATGAGTATCTCATCAATCTCATTGATTCTCCCGGGCACGTTGATTTCTCATCTGAGGTTACTGCTGCACTCCGTATTACTGATGGAGCGCTAGTGGTGGTAGATTGTATTGAAGGTGTCTGTGTGCAAACCGAAACTGTGCTGCGACAGGCCCTTGGAGAAAGGATTAGGCCTGTTCTGACTGTCAACAAGATGGACAGATGCTTCCTAGAGCTCCAGGTGGATGGAGAGGAGGCATACCAGACATTCTCAAGGGTTATTGAGAATGCCAATGTGATCATGGCTACATATGAAGATCCATTGCTTGGTGATTGCCAGGTGTACCCAGAGAAAGGAACAGTTGCTTTCTCTGCTGGTTTGCATGGCTGGGCCTTTACCTTGACGAACTTTGCAAAAATGTATGCCTCAAAATTTGGTGTTGATGAATCAAAGATGATGGAAAGGCTCTGGGGTGAAAACTTCTTTGATCCTGCTACAAAGAAATGGACCAGCAAGAACACAGGTACTGCCACATGCAAGCGTGGGTTTGTACAGTTCTGTTATGAGCCCATCAAGCAGATTATCAACACTTGTATGAATGATCAGAAGGATAAGCTCTGGCCTATGTTGCAGAAGTTAGGAGTCACCATGAAATCTGATGAAAAGGACTTGATGGGTAAAGCATTGATGAAACGTGTCATGCAAACGTGGCTTCCAGCAAGTACTGCACTCTTGGAAATGATGATATTTCACCTTCCATCTCCAGCTAAGGCCCAAAAGTATCGTGTTGAGAACTTGTATGAGGGTCCCCTGGATGATCAATATGCTGCTGCTATTAGAGCCTGTGATCCTGAGGGTCCACTTATGCTCTATGTCTCTAAGATGATTCCTGCTTCTGACAAGGGTCGGTTCTTTGCTTTTGGTCGTGTTTTCTCTGGGAGAGTGTCAACTGGTCTGAAGGTCAGAATTATGGGACCAAATTATGTTCCTGGTGAGAAGAAAGACCTGTATGTTAAAAGTGTGCAAAGGACTGTCATTTGGATGGGAAAGAGGCAAGAAACAGTGGAGGATGTTCCTTGTGGTAACACAGTTGCCATGGTTGGGTTGGATCAATTTATCACCAAGAATGCCACATTGACAAATGAGAAGGAAGTTGATGCCCACCCCATTCGAGCCATGAAGTTTTCTGTCTCACCTGTTGTGCGTGTTGCTGTTCAGTGTAAGGTTGCATCTGATCTTCCTAAGCTTGTTGAAGGTCTCAAGAGGTTGGCCAAATCTGATCCTATGGTTCTCTGTACTATTGAGGAATCTGGAGAGCACATTGTTGCTGGTGCAGGGGAGCTTCATTTGGAAATTTGCTTGAAGGACTTGCAAGAAGATTTCATGGGAGGAGCTGAGATTATCAAATCTGACCCTGTTGTGTCTTTCCGTGAGACTGTTCTCGAGAGGTCATGCCGCACTGTGATGAGCAAGTCACCCAACAAGCACAACCGTCTCTACATGGAAGCTAGGCCAATGGAGGATGGTCTTGCAGAGGCCATTGATGATGGCAAGATTGGACCAAGGGATGACCCCAAAGTCCGCTCCAAGATCTTGTCTGAAGAGTATGGTTGGGACAAGGATCTTGCCAAGAAAATCTGGTGTTTTGGCCCTGAGACCACTGGACCCAACATGGTTGTTGATATGTGCAAGGGAGTCCAATACTTGAATGAAATCAAGGACTCTGTGGTTGCCGGTTTCCAATGGGCATCAAAGGAAGGTGCTCTTGCTGAAGAAAACATGAGAGCCATCTGCTTTGAAGTCTGTGATGTTGTCCTTCATGCTGATGCTATCCACAGAGGTGGTGGTCAGATTATCCCTACTGCCAGGAGAGTCTTCTATGCTTCCCAGTTGACAGCAAAGCCCAGACTTCTCGAGCCTGTCTACTTGGTCGAAATCCAAGCTCCTGAGCAGGCTCTTGGTGGTATTTACAGTGTCCTGAACCAGAAGCGTGGACATGTGTTTGAGGAAATGCAGAGGCCGGGAACTCCCCTCTACAACATCAAGGCCTACCTCCCTGTCATCGAGTCCTTTGGATTCTCCAGCACCTTGAGAGCTGCAACTTCCGGTCAAGCTTTCCCACAATGCGTCTTTGATCACTGGGACATGATGTCTTCAGACCCATTGGAGTCCGGATCACAAGCTGCACAGCTTGTTATGGATATCCGTAAGAGGAAAGGTCTGAAGGAGCAAATGACTCCCCTCTCTGAGTACGAGGACAAGCTTTAA
- the LOC107612657 gene encoding elongation factor 2 isoform X2, translated as MVKFTAEELRRIMDYKHNIRNMSVIAHVDHGKSTLTDSLVAAAGIIAQEVAGDVRMTDTRADEAERGITIKSTGISLYYEMSDEALKNYKGERQGNEYLINLIDSPGHVDFSSEVTAALRITDGALVVVDCIEGVCVQTETVLRQALGERIRPVLTVNKMDRCFLELQVDGEEAYQTFSRVIENANVIMATYEDPLLGDCQVYPEKGTVAFSAGLHGWAFTLTNFAKMYASKFGVDESKMMERLWGENFFDPATKKWTSKNTGTATCKRGFVQFCYEPIKQIINTCMNDQKDKLWPMLQKLGVTMKSDEKDLMGKALMKRVMQTWLPASTALLEMMIFHLPSPAKAQKYRVENLYEGPLDDQYAAAIRACDPEGPLMLYVSKMIPASDKGRFFAFGRVFSGRVSTGLKVRIMGPNYVPGEKKDLYVKSVQRTVIWMGKRQETVEDVPCGNTVAMVGLDQFITKNATLTNEKEVDAHPIRAMKFSVSPVVRVAVQCKVASDLPKLVEGLKRLAKSDPMVLCTIEESGEHIVAGAGELHLEICLKDLQEDFMGGAEIIKSDPVVSFRETVLERSCRTVMSKSPNKHNRLYMEARPMEDGLAEAIDDGKIGPRDDPKVRSKILSEEYGWDKDLAKKIWCFGPETTGPNMVVDMCKGVQYLNEIKDSVVAGFQWASKEGALAEENMRAICFEVCDVVLHADAIHRGGGQIIPTARRVFYASQLTAKPRLLEPVYLVEIQAPEQALGGIYSVLNQKRGHVFEEMQRPGTPLYNIKAYLPVIESFGFSSTLRAATSGQAFPQCVFDHWDMMSSDPLESGSQAAQLVMDIRKRKGLKEQMTPLSEYEDKL; from the exons ATG GTGAAGTTCACAGCTGAAGAGCTCCGTCGTATTATGGACTACAAACACAACATTCGTAATATGTCTGTGATTGCTCATGTCGATCACG GAAAATCAACCCTCACCGATTCTCTGGTGGCTGCTGCTGGAATTATTGCACAAGAAGTGGCAGGGGATGTCCGCATGACTGATACCCGGGCAGATGAAGCTGAGCGTGGTATTACAATCAAGTCTACTGGTATTTCTCTCTACTATGAAATGAGTGATGAGGCTCTCAAGAATTACAAGGGAGAGCGCCAAGGAAATGAGTATCTCATCAATCTCATTGATTCTCCCGGGCACGTTGATTTCTCATCTGAGGTTACTGCTGCACTCCGTATTACTGATGGAGCGCTAGTGGTGGTAGATTGTATTGAAGGTGTCTGTGTGCAAACCGAAACTGTGCTGCGACAGGCCCTTGGAGAAAGGATTAGGCCTGTTCTGACTGTCAACAAGATGGACAGATGCTTCCTAGAGCTCCAGGTGGATGGAGAGGAGGCATACCAGACATTCTCAAGGGTTATTGAGAATGCCAATGTGATCATGGCTACATATGAAGATCCATTGCTTGGTGATTGCCAGGTGTACCCAGAGAAAGGAACAGTTGCTTTCTCTGCTGGTTTGCATGGCTGGGCCTTTACCTTGACGAACTTTGCAAAAATGTATGCCTCAAAATTTGGTGTTGATGAATCAAAGATGATGGAAAGGCTCTGGGGTGAAAACTTCTTTGATCCTGCTACAAAGAAATGGACCAGCAAGAACACAGGTACTGCCACATGCAAGCGTGGGTTTGTACAGTTCTGTTATGAGCCCATCAAGCAGATTATCAACACTTGTATGAATGATCAGAAGGATAAGCTCTGGCCTATGTTGCAGAAGTTAGGAGTCACCATGAAATCTGATGAAAAGGACTTGATGGGTAAAGCATTGATGAAACGTGTCATGCAAACGTGGCTTCCAGCAAGTACTGCACTCTTGGAAATGATGATATTTCACCTTCCATCTCCAGCTAAGGCCCAAAAGTATCGTGTTGAGAACTTGTATGAGGGTCCCCTGGATGATCAATATGCTGCTGCTATTAGAGCCTGTGATCCTGAGGGTCCACTTATGCTCTATGTCTCTAAGATGATTCCTGCTTCTGACAAGGGTCGGTTCTTTGCTTTTGGTCGTGTTTTCTCTGGGAGAGTGTCAACTGGTCTGAAGGTCAGAATTATGGGACCAAATTATGTTCCTGGTGAGAAGAAAGACCTGTATGTTAAAAGTGTGCAAAGGACTGTCATTTGGATGGGAAAGAGGCAAGAAACAGTGGAGGATGTTCCTTGTGGTAACACAGTTGCCATGGTTGGGTTGGATCAATTTATCACCAAGAATGCCACATTGACAAATGAGAAGGAAGTTGATGCCCACCCCATTCGAGCCATGAAGTTTTCTGTCTCACCTGTTGTGCGTGTTGCTGTTCAGTGTAAGGTTGCATCTGATCTTCCTAAGCTTGTTGAAGGTCTCAAGAGGTTGGCCAAATCTGATCCTATGGTTCTCTGTACTATTGAGGAATCTGGAGAGCACATTGTTGCTGGTGCAGGGGAGCTTCATTTGGAAATTTGCTTGAAGGACTTGCAAGAAGATTTCATGGGAGGAGCTGAGATTATCAAATCTGACCCTGTTGTGTCTTTCCGTGAGACTGTTCTCGAGAGGTCATGCCGCACTGTGATGAGCAAGTCACCCAACAAGCACAACCGTCTCTACATGGAAGCTAGGCCAATGGAGGATGGTCTTGCAGAGGCCATTGATGATGGCAAGATTGGACCAAGGGATGACCCCAAAGTCCGCTCCAAGATCTTGTCTGAAGAGTATGGTTGGGACAAGGATCTTGCCAAGAAAATCTGGTGTTTTGGCCCTGAGACCACTGGACCCAACATGGTTGTTGATATGTGCAAGGGAGTCCAATACTTGAATGAAATCAAGGACTCTGTGGTTGCCGGTTTCCAATGGGCATCAAAGGAAGGTGCTCTTGCTGAAGAAAACATGAGAGCCATCTGCTTTGAAGTCTGTGATGTTGTCCTTCATGCTGATGCTATCCACAGAGGTGGTGGTCAGATTATCCCTACTGCCAGGAGAGTCTTCTATGCTTCCCAGTTGACAGCAAAGCCCAGACTTCTCGAGCCTGTCTACTTGGTCGAAATCCAAGCTCCTGAGCAGGCTCTTGGTGGTATTTACAGTGTCCTGAACCAGAAGCGTGGACATGTGTTTGAGGAAATGCAGAGGCCGGGAACTCCCCTCTACAACATCAAGGCCTACCTCCCTGTCATCGAGTCCTTTGGATTCTCCAGCACCTTGAGAGCTGCAACTTCCGGTCAAGCTTTCCCACAATGCGTCTTTGATCACTGGGACATGATGTCTTCAGACCCATTGGAGTCCGGATCACAAGCTGCACAGCTTGTTATGGATATCCGTAAGAGGAAAGGTCTGAAGGAGCAAATGACTCCCCTCTCTGAGTACGAGGACAAGCTTTAA
- the LOC107613441 gene encoding uncharacterized protein LOC107613441 isoform X3 encodes MESRSRREAESCRRAELLLLPRRACRRAILFIFVVATSLPVAVAMGLSPSQLLLRKEGRKNEFERHKLQALNQRQKLAGSNMMVMSLLLIGSSITSRAYWVLSSSLISRRVLSKWRTQFLTIIYLKMKSPGDPCERLDLMK; translated from the exons ATGGAGTCACGGTCACGGAGAGAGGCAGAGAGCTGCCGGAGAGCAGAGCTTCTTCTTCTCCCCCGCCGAGCCTGCCGCCGCGCCATCCTCTTCAT ATTCGTCGTTGCAACATCTTTGCCGGTCGCCGTCGCTATGGGCCTGTCGCCGTCGCAGCTTCTT TTAAGGAAGGAGGGAAGGAAAAACGAGTTTGAAAGGCACAAGCTGCAAGCATTAAATCAGCGCCAAAAACTG GCAGGCAGCAACATGATGGTTATGTCACTGCTGTTAATTGGATCAAGTATTACTTCAAGGGCATATTGGGTTCTGTCATCGAGTCTCATTTCAAGGAGGGTCTT GTCCAAATGGAGGACCCAATTTCTGACAATAATTTATCTCAAAATGAAGAGCCCAGGAGACCCTTGCGAAAG ATTAGACCTAATGAAGTAA
- the LOC107613441 gene encoding uncharacterized protein LOC107613441 isoform X1, whose product MESRSRREAESCRRAELLLLPRRACRRAILFIFVVATSLPVAVAMGLSPSQLLLRKEGRKNEFERHKLQALNQRQKLVKAGSNMMVMSLLLIGSSITSRAYWVLSSSLISRRVLSKWRTQFLTIIYLKMKSPGDPCERLDLMK is encoded by the exons ATGGAGTCACGGTCACGGAGAGAGGCAGAGAGCTGCCGGAGAGCAGAGCTTCTTCTTCTCCCCCGCCGAGCCTGCCGCCGCGCCATCCTCTTCAT ATTCGTCGTTGCAACATCTTTGCCGGTCGCCGTCGCTATGGGCCTGTCGCCGTCGCAGCTTCTT TTAAGGAAGGAGGGAAGGAAAAACGAGTTTGAAAGGCACAAGCTGCAAGCATTAAATCAGCGCCAAAAACTGGTGAAG GCAGGCAGCAACATGATGGTTATGTCACTGCTGTTAATTGGATCAAGTATTACTTCAAGGGCATATTGGGTTCTGTCATCGAGTCTCATTTCAAGGAGGGTCTT GTCCAAATGGAGGACCCAATTTCTGACAATAATTTATCTCAAAATGAAGAGCCCAGGAGACCCTTGCGAAAG ATTAGACCTAATGAAGTAA
- the LOC107613441 gene encoding uncharacterized protein LOC107613441 isoform X2 produces MESRSRREAESCRRAELLLLPRRACRRAILFIFVVATSLPVAVAMGLSPSQLLLRKEGRKNEFERHKLQALNQRQKLVKAGSNMMVMSLLLIGSSITSRAYWVLSSSLISRRVLSKWRTQFLTIIYLKMKSPGDPCESFTTD; encoded by the exons ATGGAGTCACGGTCACGGAGAGAGGCAGAGAGCTGCCGGAGAGCAGAGCTTCTTCTTCTCCCCCGCCGAGCCTGCCGCCGCGCCATCCTCTTCAT ATTCGTCGTTGCAACATCTTTGCCGGTCGCCGTCGCTATGGGCCTGTCGCCGTCGCAGCTTCTT TTAAGGAAGGAGGGAAGGAAAAACGAGTTTGAAAGGCACAAGCTGCAAGCATTAAATCAGCGCCAAAAACTGGTGAAG GCAGGCAGCAACATGATGGTTATGTCACTGCTGTTAATTGGATCAAGTATTACTTCAAGGGCATATTGGGTTCTGTCATCGAGTCTCATTTCAAGGAGGGTCTT GTCCAAATGGAGGACCCAATTTCTGACAATAATTTATCTCAAAATGAAGAGCCCAGGAGACCCTTGCGAAAG CTTCACTACAGATTAG
- the LOC110265556 gene encoding uncharacterized protein LOC110265556, protein MIVGPLIKLLRLVDADEKPSLGSVYDGMQRAKIAIKTMFRNRKVAYTPYRSILKIRWDNHLKRDLHAAAYFLNPDCFYSEEFVEKVNILRSLLDLFDIETLCDDSVVAMQEIQLYRDRKKSFGRESALKAIKRLEPGEWWRLHGGSAPNLQKNGDSSSSSNIFIIRM, encoded by the exons ATGATTGTTGGTCCTCTTATTAAGTTATTGAGGCTTGTTGATGCTGATGAGAAACCTTCTCTGGGATCCGTGTATGATGGCATGCAAAGAGCCAAAATTGCTATCAAGACAATGTTTAGAAATAGAAAAGTTGCATACACACCTTATAGAAGTATCTTGAAAATACGGTGGGATAACCATTTGAAGCGTGACCTCCATGCAGCAGCATACTTTTTGAATCCAGATTGCTTCTATAGTGAGGAGTTTGTTGAGAAGGTAAATATTTTGAGGTCTTTACTTGATTTATTTGATATTGAAACTCTTTGCGATGACTCAGTTGTCGCAATGCAAGAAATACAGTTGTATCGAGATCGAAAAAAAAGTTTTGGAAGGGAAAGTGCTTTGAAAGCAATTAAGAGACTCGAACCTG GTGAATGGTGGAGGCTACACGGTGGGAGTGCTCCTAATTTGCAAAAAAATGGTGATTCGTCTTCTTCATCAAACATCTTCATCATCCGGATGTGA